One genomic segment of Aquipluma nitroreducens includes these proteins:
- a CDS encoding (R)-mandelonitrile lyase: MKTILKLSVMFLSVLLVACNNMKTETAKEQNAELVFPKGNKVTNNNFTGSAWVQMFMTNDSTYNTSIGNVTFEPGARTNWHKHPGGQILLVTDGKGYYQEKGKPAQLIQKGDFVRIPPDTEHWHGAASGSGLTHIAINPNIDKGSVVWSQPVTDEEYNKVNE, from the coding sequence ATGAAGACTATTTTAAAATTAAGTGTAATGTTTCTTTCGGTTTTATTGGTTGCCTGTAACAATATGAAGACTGAAACAGCGAAGGAACAAAATGCAGAGCTTGTTTTCCCAAAAGGGAATAAAGTTACCAACAACAACTTTACCGGTTCGGCGTGGGTGCAAATGTTTATGACCAACGACAGTACATATAATACCTCAATTGGTAATGTAACCTTTGAGCCAGGAGCAAGGACGAACTGGCACAAACATCCGGGCGGACAAATCCTCCTTGTTACCGACGGAAAAGGGTATTATCAGGAAAAAGGCAAACCCGCACAACTCATCCAAAAAGGCGATTTCGTCAGAATCCCGCCTGATACAGAGCACTGGCACGGTGCAGCGTCCGGTAGCGGACTTACTCATATCGCGATAAACCCTAATATCGACAAAGGAAGTGTGGTTTGGTCACAACCAGTTACAGATGAAGAGTATAACAAGGTGAATGAATGA
- a CDS encoding aldo/keto reductase, translating to MKQVVLNNGVEMPILGFGVFQIPDQKECENSVIDAIEAGYRLIDTAASYMNEVAVGNAIKRSGVAREELFITTKLWVQDAGYENTKKAFEKSLNKLQLDYLDLYLIHQPYGDVHGSWRAMEELYKVGKVRAIGVSNFQPDRVMDMITFNEVVPAVNQIETHPFNQQIETQKFLVENGVQIESWGPFAEGKNNIFQNEVLAAIGSKYNKSVAQVVLRGLTQRGVVAIPKSVKKERIKENFDIFDFELSAEDMEAISTLDMKTSSFFDHRDPAIIKWLGSRMLDL from the coding sequence GTGAAACAAGTCGTTTTAAACAATGGGGTTGAAATGCCCATTTTAGGATTTGGGGTATTTCAGATACCAGATCAAAAGGAATGTGAAAATAGTGTTATTGATGCCATTGAAGCAGGTTATCGGTTAATCGATACTGCCGCATCGTACATGAATGAAGTCGCAGTTGGCAATGCCATTAAAAGAAGCGGTGTTGCTAGGGAAGAGTTATTTATTACCACCAAGCTTTGGGTTCAGGATGCGGGCTACGAGAACACGAAAAAGGCTTTTGAAAAATCGTTAAACAAGCTGCAGCTGGATTATTTGGATTTGTACCTGATCCATCAGCCATACGGTGATGTGCATGGTTCGTGGAGAGCGATGGAAGAATTATACAAAGTGGGAAAAGTTAGAGCCATTGGAGTGAGCAACTTCCAGCCCGACCGTGTGATGGATATGATAACTTTCAATGAAGTTGTTCCTGCAGTAAACCAGATTGAAACCCACCCCTTCAATCAGCAAATAGAAACACAAAAATTCCTGGTAGAGAATGGGGTACAGATTGAATCCTGGGGGCCGTTTGCCGAAGGAAAGAATAACATTTTTCAAAATGAAGTTTTAGCTGCCATCGGTAGCAAATACAATAAATCGGTAGCTCAGGTTGTTCTTCGCGGGCTTACTCAAAGAGGTGTTGTTGCTATTCCGAAATCGGTAAAAAAGGAACGAATCAAGGAAAACTTCGACATTTTCGATTTTGAACTGAGTGCTGAAGATATGGAAGCCATTTCAACGCTTGACATGAAAACCAGCAGCTTTTTCGATCATCGCGATCCGGCAATTATAAAATGGTTGGGAAGCAGAATGCTTGATCTATAA
- a CDS encoding PQQ-binding-like beta-propeller repeat protein: MKLLLLYFLVSLMLFKGVNAQQISEFREANRTGVSSETGLLKSWPAEGPKLLWTNLELPKGNSSVSFGNNVIYTTGKVGADDVLFALDMNGKILWQTVTGRAWTQSYPESRSTPTVEGNKVYTTSGYGDIACIDGTSGKVIWSYKASEMNKGTYGMWGIAESLIIDGDKLYFTPGGSETMTMALNKTTGAVLWKSASLNDKPGYVSPILVSYAGKKMIVNVSLGNVFAVDASNGEILWKVPIDKPAGFNWDLILCVTPLYQDGMVYVTGGYDVGGMMVKIADDGKSASAVWKDQVLDVHHGGVVQVGGYIYGANWLNNADGNWCCIDWKTGAKKWEQHWECKGSIISAEGMLYVYDEKRGNVGLLKANPEKFDLVSSFQIKQGDAGPFWAHPVIHNGVLYIRHTNALMAYDIKAM; the protein is encoded by the coding sequence ATGAAACTTTTACTCTTATACTTTCTGGTGTCATTGATGCTCTTTAAGGGTGTTAACGCACAGCAAATCAGTGAATTTCGCGAAGCAAACAGGACCGGTGTTTCATCTGAAACCGGGCTGTTGAAATCGTGGCCTGCCGAAGGCCCGAAACTGCTTTGGACAAACCTTGAACTCCCCAAAGGCAATTCTTCGGTTTCGTTTGGAAATAATGTCATATACACCACTGGCAAGGTTGGGGCGGATGACGTCTTGTTTGCACTGGACATGAATGGAAAAATTTTGTGGCAAACCGTCACTGGCCGTGCATGGACACAATCCTATCCGGAAAGTAGGTCCACTCCTACTGTTGAAGGCAATAAAGTATATACAACCAGCGGATATGGTGACATTGCCTGCATCGATGGAACTTCAGGAAAAGTAATCTGGAGCTACAAAGCCAGTGAAATGAACAAGGGCACGTATGGCATGTGGGGAATCGCAGAATCGCTGATAATCGATGGCGACAAACTTTATTTCACCCCGGGAGGGTCTGAAACAATGACAATGGCATTAAACAAAACAACCGGCGCAGTGCTTTGGAAGTCGGCAAGCCTGAATGATAAACCGGGCTATGTATCTCCTATCCTTGTCAGTTACGCAGGCAAAAAAATGATTGTTAATGTATCGTTGGGAAATGTTTTTGCCGTTGACGCCTCGAACGGGGAAATCCTTTGGAAGGTGCCCATTGACAAACCTGCCGGATTTAACTGGGACCTTATTTTGTGTGTTACCCCGTTATATCAGGATGGTATGGTTTACGTAACCGGTGGATACGATGTAGGCGGCATGATGGTCAAGATTGCAGATGATGGTAAAAGTGCCAGTGCCGTTTGGAAAGATCAGGTTCTGGATGTTCACCATGGCGGAGTTGTTCAGGTAGGTGGTTATATCTACGGTGCGAATTGGCTGAACAATGCCGATGGCAACTGGTGCTGCATCGATTGGAAAACCGGAGCAAAAAAATGGGAACAACATTGGGAATGTAAAGGTTCAATCATTTCAGCCGAAGGCATGCTTTATGTTTACGACGAGAAAAGAGGAAATGTGGGACTGCTAAAAGCCAACCCTGAAAAGTTCGATCTTGTCAGCAGCTTTCAGATTAAGCAAGGAGACGCCGGACCATTCTGGGCACATCCGGTAATCCACAACGGAGTCCTTTACATCAGGCACACCAATGCGCTGATGGCTTACGACATTAAGGCCATGTAG
- a CDS encoding SIR2 family NAD-dependent protein deacylase — protein MKEITTINNNDLAIAKEIIDNCDTVLIGAGTGLSAAAGFLTDDFETFKRLFPGYTRRYGLRTVAEAVSFYFPSAEEHYAFLARYISAFRCSTPPEDVYTNLLDMVKSKPHFVITTTTDGQFVNAGFEKQRIYSPHGDLSFFQCSMPCTKKLVPNRKMVELMLDDLSENPFAIRSSNIPTCPRCGSFLEPNILESVNFNSIPWMQKSTDYIDFLRNSVKGKLVLLELGVGSESSTIIRYPFEYIAANYKNSILIRVNLNDYLTEVPFADKQTLSYRIDIKEFCSSVTQYV, from the coding sequence ATGAAAGAAATTACCACAATTAATAATAACGATTTAGCGATAGCCAAAGAAATTATCGACAATTGCGACACCGTTTTAATTGGAGCAGGTACAGGGTTGTCGGCTGCCGCGGGATTCTTAACTGACGATTTTGAAACGTTTAAAAGATTATTCCCGGGCTATACGCGCCGCTACGGATTACGAACTGTCGCCGAAGCTGTTTCCTTTTATTTTCCAAGCGCAGAAGAGCATTATGCTTTTCTGGCCCGCTATATTTCGGCCTTCCGATGTTCAACTCCTCCGGAAGATGTGTACACCAATTTACTCGATATGGTAAAAAGCAAACCGCATTTTGTGATTACCACTACAACCGACGGACAGTTTGTCAACGCTGGGTTTGAAAAGCAAAGAATCTATTCTCCGCATGGCGATCTTTCCTTTTTTCAGTGTTCAATGCCTTGCACGAAGAAATTAGTACCAAACCGAAAAATGGTTGAATTGATGCTGGATGATTTGTCTGAAAATCCATTCGCCATCCGAAGTTCAAATATACCAACCTGTCCACGGTGCGGAAGTTTTCTCGAACCCAATATCCTCGAATCGGTCAATTTTAATAGTATCCCGTGGATGCAAAAATCAACAGATTATATTGATTTTCTGAGAAATTCAGTAAAGGGGAAACTTGTTTTACTTGAGCTGGGTGTGGGCAGTGAAAGTTCAACAATAATCAGGTATCCATTCGAATATATAGCTGCCAATTATAAAAATTCGATCCTGATCAGGGTTAACCTAAACGATTACCTGACAGAAGTACCTTTTGCTGACAAACAAACATTATCCTATCGCATTGATATTAAGGAATTTTGCTCCTCTGTAACTCAGTATGTTTAG
- a CDS encoding outer membrane protein assembly factor BamB family protein, producing MKLRKAFILTVIIFACFTSLMAQDWPQYLGPNRNSISDQKGILRTWPATGPEVLWTVNVGIGYGGPVIKDGKVYLLDRDDKVGDILKCFDLSSGKELWSFGYEAPGSVMFPGSRSVPAIDGNYVYSCGPYGNLYCIDINTHKPVWNKNVWTDFGGDSGNAPSKEPAGGQGGFGGRGNFPIWAISQCPLVYGDLLILASQAPGAGVVAYNKNTGDVVWKTPNLGNENYVSPSVVKIDGKDQIVMVISSTNPFGRSEQAKTLGSIVGIEPSSGKILWKFEGWECHITVASAVDAGENRILAVGGYEYGALMIKVEKQPNGSYGAKELFKTVEFGDQTKTPLLYNGYFYAQYGTNNRRDGLVCMNMNGEIMWKTKKEPDFNKGSMILADGLILATDGAKALYLIEPDPTAFKPLAKTELLTEVKSDNPGAARFGTQNWAPIALADGKLLIRDQSRMMCVKVAK from the coding sequence ATGAAACTAAGGAAAGCTTTCATTTTAACCGTTATTATTTTTGCTTGTTTTACAAGTTTAATGGCCCAGGACTGGCCACAATACCTGGGTCCAAACCGGAACAGCATTTCAGACCAAAAGGGTATTTTACGCACATGGCCTGCAACCGGGCCGGAAGTTCTGTGGACTGTCAATGTAGGTATTGGCTACGGCGGTCCGGTAATTAAAGACGGAAAAGTTTATTTACTCGACCGCGACGATAAAGTAGGCGATATCCTTAAATGCTTCGATCTGTCTTCAGGAAAAGAACTTTGGAGCTTTGGATACGAAGCCCCAGGCTCGGTCATGTTTCCAGGTTCACGTAGTGTTCCGGCAATTGACGGTAATTATGTATATTCCTGCGGACCTTACGGAAACCTGTATTGCATCGACATCAACACACACAAACCTGTTTGGAATAAAAACGTCTGGACCGACTTTGGAGGCGATTCGGGCAATGCTCCCTCAAAAGAGCCGGCAGGTGGACAGGGCGGTTTTGGGGGGCGTGGAAATTTTCCAATCTGGGCTATTTCGCAGTGTCCTCTGGTTTATGGCGATTTACTTATTCTTGCATCTCAGGCACCTGGAGCCGGTGTGGTTGCTTACAACAAAAATACGGGCGACGTAGTGTGGAAAACACCCAATTTGGGTAACGAAAATTATGTCAGTCCGTCGGTTGTTAAAATAGATGGGAAAGACCAGATTGTAATGGTTATTTCATCTACAAATCCATTCGGACGATCAGAACAGGCTAAAACTTTGGGCAGTATAGTTGGAATAGAACCCTCTTCGGGAAAGATTCTATGGAAATTCGAAGGATGGGAATGCCATATTACTGTGGCAAGTGCAGTTGATGCCGGAGAAAACAGGATACTTGCTGTGGGGGGATATGAGTACGGCGCTTTGATGATAAAAGTAGAAAAACAGCCCAATGGTAGTTATGGCGCAAAAGAACTTTTTAAGACGGTAGAATTTGGTGATCAGACCAAAACTCCACTTTTATACAACGGTTATTTCTATGCCCAGTACGGAACCAATAACCGCCGCGACGGTTTGGTTTGCATGAACATGAATGGTGAAATCATGTGGAAAACAAAAAAGGAACCTGACTTTAATAAAGGCAGCATGATTTTGGCCGATGGTTTGATTTTGGCTACCGATGGTGCAAAAGCTTTGTACCTGATTGAACCCGATCCGACAGCATTTAAGCCCTTGGCAAAAACTGAATTGCTTACTGAAGTTAAAAGCGACAACCCGGGAGCAGCAAGGTTTGGAACTCAAAACTGGGCGCCAATCGCACTCGCTGATGGCAAACTATTGATCCGTGATCAAAGCCGGATGATGTGCGTGAAAGTTGCTAAATAA
- a CDS encoding IS3 family transposase — MKTNFSHIGLAKLCGWFGLTRQAYYQNGWKGMEVSIEEDILLSEVSKIREGHKRMGTRKLHDKLCKFMIDHQIKMGRDALFDLLSSNHMLVRKRTRRIQTTQSHHWLRKYKNLIRGFVPTGPNQLWVSDITYWKINGIYVYISFITDAFSRKVVGYHVALSLETVETIEALKMALSELILGPNIQLNLIHHSDRGVQYCCNEYVRLLNENHIQISMTENGDPLENAIAERLNGILKDEYLNDSPVKSIYEARLLLAKSVRLYNEDRPHMSIGNHYPSQVHQQGLKTNRLWKNYYKKKPTIVNQS, encoded by the coding sequence ATGAAGACTAATTTTTCACACATAGGCCTTGCCAAGCTATGTGGATGGTTTGGTTTAACCAGGCAGGCATACTATCAAAATGGATGGAAAGGTATGGAAGTTAGCATAGAAGAAGATATATTGCTATCAGAAGTCTCAAAAATCCGGGAAGGCCACAAAAGAATGGGTACACGTAAGTTGCATGACAAGCTTTGTAAGTTTATGATAGACCATCAAATCAAGATGGGCCGGGATGCTTTATTTGACTTGTTGTCATCAAACCACATGCTTGTAAGAAAAAGGACGAGGCGGATACAGACCACCCAGTCGCATCATTGGCTCAGGAAATATAAGAATTTGATACGAGGGTTTGTCCCAACAGGTCCGAACCAGCTTTGGGTGAGCGATATTACGTATTGGAAAATCAATGGGATTTATGTTTATATAAGTTTTATAACCGATGCATTTTCTCGCAAAGTAGTAGGCTATCATGTTGCCCTTTCATTAGAAACCGTTGAAACCATAGAAGCTCTTAAAATGGCACTCAGCGAACTGATATTAGGGCCGAATATCCAGTTAAACCTAATTCATCATTCCGACAGAGGAGTTCAATATTGCTGCAATGAGTATGTAAGATTATTGAATGAAAATCACATTCAAATTAGCATGACAGAAAACGGTGATCCTTTAGAGAATGCAATTGCCGAGAGATTAAATGGAATATTAAAAGACGAATATCTTAATGACAGTCCTGTTAAATCAATATACGAAGCAAGGTTATTATTGGCCAAGTCTGTTCGTCTGTATAATGAAGATAGGCCTCATATGAGTATTGGAAATCATTACCCAAGTCAAGTTCATCAACAAGGTTTAAAAACAAATAGATTATGGAAAAATTATTACAAGAAAAAACCTACCATTGTAAACCAATCTTAG
- a CDS encoding FISUMP domain-containing protein has translation MKKPILFIFLSLSVLILHAQNYLINFSGTGSSTTVETVTVENLTQGKSITFAGSKTLHLMDKVTGNTPLLEYIDYPMIVYPNPSSGDFQVQFEAQKSGMVTVAIYDISGREINEQQQRIKSGFQSFKIDGLGNGVFTIQVLLEDRKFTQKVVCNGKTNSNVSITYNGLSEVNQNKTTLKNASIEQTWQYNEGDRLKFQGTSGKYSTIVMDVPTQSKTLSFDFVECADADGNNYPVVKIGNQLWMAENLRTTKYRTGDVIPQIYDDKDWDSLNSLNIGGYCWYQNNANNIKFFGALYQYSTVTDTLKIAPIGWHIPTSEEWKTLIAYLDGNSAGNKLKESGKTHWEQPIQAGTNESGYSAGPGGYRYSGFWGIGHEGYWWSSTESSTSDAYRVGLIINDPSCQITTINKLYGLSVRCIKGDIPQLATIAPYNNNSTSVTTGGNITDNGDSPILEQGVCWSIFQNPTILDNKIIDKSSSSSFTSAINGLNEESCYYIRAYAKNAYGTGYGNQVTTLCPEIYSSKTSTININIPGISDDNLNTGVNGSISGTVVYMKDGVENMIITPTLFFNEPLIPAIHLIKKEDSWVYGDNYSSGSMGCARNYDFLDDRGTIVFSDTGLELKEGTWPMGNLMVARTIGDKLSWSTVSNDRSFYHSVSTGDINNDGLKDIVGLHMGTKGSWTNDNLHTYTQNADGTFSENRDIISLSKVTENYGGGAVLVADVLGDSRPEIIKADYGQNPTYPSPRYSFAIFSFDQNTGHYELVKSPGPLGVFENPDRGATSIKEADFDNDGDLDLAVATEGTDFNGIEIWLNDGAGNFTPSDQKIEFSPIDLQFREFQVMDIDNDGYLDIVLNPFHYGKLFRIDAESSDLDKTEGIILNNLIWKNSTGKFSLLKKDIIVYGVIPEFVKGFKINGKLTFFCVRGNANSSITITEIVPHL, from the coding sequence ATGAAAAAACCAATTCTATTCATATTTCTCTCGTTAAGTGTATTAATCCTTCACGCTCAGAATTATCTAATCAATTTTTCAGGTACCGGATCAAGTACTACGGTTGAAACTGTAACTGTCGAAAACCTTACCCAAGGTAAGAGCATCACTTTTGCAGGTTCAAAGACGCTTCATTTGATGGATAAGGTTACCGGGAACACTCCATTATTGGAGTACATAGACTATCCGATGATTGTATACCCGAATCCATCTTCTGGTGATTTCCAAGTCCAATTTGAAGCTCAAAAATCTGGAATGGTTACTGTCGCCATTTATGATATTAGCGGAAGAGAGATTAACGAGCAACAACAAAGAATTAAGAGTGGATTTCAGTCTTTTAAAATTGATGGATTAGGTAATGGAGTTTTTACCATTCAGGTGTTACTCGAAGATAGAAAGTTTACCCAAAAAGTAGTCTGCAACGGCAAAACGAATTCAAACGTTTCTATCACTTATAATGGATTAAGCGAGGTCAATCAAAATAAAACAACACTTAAAAATGCATCCATAGAGCAAACATGGCAATATAATGAAGGTGATCGATTGAAATTTCAAGGAACTTCTGGCAAGTACAGCACTATTGTAATGGATGTTCCGACTCAAAGCAAGACACTATCCTTTGATTTCGTTGAATGTGCCGATGCTGACGGTAATAATTATCCTGTTGTCAAAATTGGCAATCAGCTTTGGATGGCTGAAAACTTAAGAACAACCAAATATAGAACTGGAGATGTAATCCCTCAAATTTATGACGACAAAGATTGGGATTCTCTCAACTCATTAAATATTGGAGGATATTGTTGGTACCAAAATAACGCCAACAATATTAAGTTTTTTGGTGCATTATATCAGTATTCAACAGTAACTGATACTTTAAAGATTGCCCCAATTGGCTGGCACATTCCAACGTCTGAAGAATGGAAAACTTTGATCGCATATTTAGATGGTAATTCAGCAGGAAACAAGCTTAAAGAATCTGGTAAAACCCATTGGGAGCAACCGATCCAAGCTGGAACAAACGAAAGTGGATATAGCGCAGGACCAGGAGGTTATCGTTACAGTGGCTTTTGGGGAATTGGACATGAAGGATATTGGTGGAGTTCTACCGAATCTTCTACTTCAGATGCCTACCGTGTGGGTCTTATTATCAACGATCCTTCTTGCCAAATTACTACGATAAATAAACTTTATGGATTGTCTGTTAGATGTATAAAAGGTGATATACCGCAATTAGCTACAATAGCGCCATATAATAATAATTCAACCTCAGTAACAACGGGAGGGAATATCACTGATAATGGAGATAGTCCAATTCTGGAACAAGGAGTTTGCTGGAGTATTTTTCAAAACCCGACAATTCTAGACAATAAGATTATTGATAAATCGAGTAGTAGTTCATTCACTAGCGCAATTAATGGGTTAAATGAAGAATCATGTTATTATATTCGGGCCTATGCAAAAAATGCCTATGGAACTGGGTATGGAAACCAAGTTACCACTTTATGTCCTGAAATTTATTCGTCTAAAACTTCCACAATAAATATAAATATTCCTGGAATTTCAGATGACAATTTAAATACTGGTGTTAATGGAAGTATATCGGGAACTGTAGTTTATATGAAAGATGGCGTTGAAAACATGATTATCACTCCTACCTTATTTTTTAATGAACCTCTTATTCCCGCAATTCATCTTATTAAAAAGGAAGACTCTTGGGTTTATGGAGATAACTATTCTTCAGGGTCAATGGGTTGTGCAAGAAATTATGACTTTTTAGATGATCGTGGAACAATAGTATTTTCAGACACAGGATTAGAATTAAAAGAAGGAACATGGCCGATGGGGAATTTAATGGTTGCCAGAACAATTGGGGATAAATTAAGTTGGTCGACCGTTTCGAATGATCGGAGCTTTTATCATTCAGTTTCCACTGGAGATATAAATAATGACGGATTGAAAGATATTGTGGGTTTACACATGGGAACTAAAGGAAGTTGGACGAACGACAATTTGCATACATATACCCAAAATGCAGATGGTACTTTTAGTGAAAATAGAGATATTATTTCATTATCTAAGGTGACTGAAAACTATGGCGGAGGAGCTGTATTAGTAGCGGATGTATTAGGAGATTCAAGACCTGAAATTATAAAAGCTGATTATGGTCAGAACCCGACATATCCTTCTCCAAGATACAGTTTTGCAATATTTTCGTTTGACCAGAACACGGGACATTATGAATTGGTCAAGTCTCCAGGTCCTCTGGGAGTTTTTGAAAACCCTGATAGAGGTGCAACATCAATAAAAGAGGCAGATTTTGATAATGACGGAGATTTGGATTTGGCTGTAGCCACTGAGGGGACAGATTTTAATGGAATAGAGATTTGGCTAAATGACGGTGCTGGCAATTTTACACCAAGTGATCAAAAAATAGAGTTTAGCCCGATAGATTTACAATTTAGAGAGTTTCAGGTTATGGATATTGACAATGATGGGTATCTTGATATTGTTTTAAATCCATTTCATTATGGCAAACTATTCCGCATAGATGCTGAATCGTCGGACCTCGATAAAACTGAAGGAATAATACTTAACAATTTAATATGGAAAAACTCAACGGGAAAGTTCAGTCTTCTTAAGAAAGATATTATCGTTTATGGTGTTATACCTGAATTTGTCAAAGGATTTAAAATAAATGGTAAATTGACTTTCTTTTGCGTTAGAGGTAATGCCAATAGCAGTATAACGATCACTGAAATTGTTCCTCATTTATAA
- a CDS encoding tyrosine-type recombinase/integrase, with translation MAKFNIVLDTRVKKKSNQYNLTVRMVNGNDVMFLNIVKINKKQYDLVFTRKSMDEEHVKFREDCNTFLSKCERIFGQLKPFDKTQFRKLVYQEEKVIPEGLMLSDLFDRYLETNDKIKIRTKDHYKTTKNVLETFKPGITVWDVTPDMLNKFERERTLKGSSEATASSYIRHLRSLINHFSKVEKLIPDSYTYPFGKGGYSVGNYWGQKLVLSNKEIKRIAELDEFVSDEHEYARDIWLFLYRCNGINMADLLRMKWTNIKGDYFVFKRMKTETTRRYNKKDIVVPITPKVQELIDKVGVKDSPFILGYFKEDFNDNTFRNKINRVTIPINKKLGEISKKLNLSVELKLKTARDSYATTLKRAGKSKDEISEMLGHSNSVVTEHYLASLDMEKTFDINDCLY, from the coding sequence ATGGCAAAGTTCAATATCGTATTAGACACACGGGTTAAGAAGAAAAGTAACCAGTACAACCTAACCGTAAGGATGGTTAACGGGAATGATGTCATGTTCCTGAACATCGTCAAAATTAACAAGAAACAGTATGACTTGGTGTTCACCAGAAAGTCAATGGACGAAGAACATGTTAAATTTCGTGAAGATTGTAATACGTTCCTGTCCAAATGTGAACGGATATTTGGTCAGTTGAAACCCTTTGACAAGACTCAATTCAGAAAACTCGTCTATCAGGAAGAAAAAGTCATTCCAGAAGGTTTAATGCTCAGTGATCTGTTTGACAGGTATCTCGAAACCAACGATAAAATCAAGATCAGAACCAAGGACCATTACAAGACCACGAAGAACGTTTTGGAAACCTTTAAACCTGGGATTACAGTTTGGGATGTAACACCCGACATGTTGAATAAATTCGAAAGGGAAAGAACTCTAAAAGGTAGTTCTGAAGCAACGGCTTCATCCTACATTCGCCATTTACGAAGTCTGATCAATCATTTTTCAAAGGTTGAGAAGCTGATTCCGGATTCCTATACCTACCCTTTTGGCAAAGGCGGTTACTCTGTCGGAAATTACTGGGGTCAGAAACTGGTTCTTTCCAATAAAGAAATTAAACGAATTGCGGAGCTGGATGAATTTGTCAGCGACGAACACGAATACGCACGAGATATATGGTTGTTTCTGTATCGCTGCAACGGGATTAACATGGCAGACCTGCTCAGAATGAAGTGGACAAATATTAAAGGTGATTACTTCGTGTTCAAAAGAATGAAAACCGAAACAACCCGCAGGTATAACAAAAAGGACATTGTAGTTCCGATAACTCCAAAGGTGCAGGAACTGATTGACAAGGTTGGAGTGAAGGATAGTCCGTTTATTTTGGGGTATTTCAAGGAAGATTTTAATGATAATACCTTCCGAAATAAAATCAACAGGGTAACAATACCCATCAACAAAAAACTCGGTGAAATCAGTAAGAAACTGAATTTATCGGTGGAACTGAAGCTGAAAACGGCACGCGATAGCTACGCCACAACCCTGAAAAGAGCTGGTAAATCCAAGGATGAGATTTCTGAAATGCTGGGTCATTCCAATAGTGTGGTTACCGAACATTATCTGGCTAGCCTTGACATGGAAAAGACCTTTGATATTAATGATTGTCTTTACTAA
- a CDS encoding helix-turn-helix domain-containing protein, protein MKTENKIDESFYMNVEMVSKYLHVAESTVYRWVGMNFIPYAKLGTKNVFIKEQIDTWVKQNVVTQTKLPELPTFRNN, encoded by the coding sequence ATGAAAACAGAAAACAAAATAGATGAATCATTTTATATGAATGTAGAAATGGTCAGTAAGTATTTACACGTTGCAGAATCAACAGTTTACCGTTGGGTGGGTATGAATTTCATACCCTATGCGAAACTTGGAACCAAAAACGTGTTCATTAAAGAACAGATTGATACATGGGTCAAACAAAATGTTGTTACCCAAACCAAACTTCCGGAGTTACCAACTTTCAGAAATAACTAA